From one Trachemys scripta elegans isolate TJP31775 chromosome 14, CAS_Tse_1.0, whole genome shotgun sequence genomic stretch:
- the LOC117887524 gene encoding olfactory receptor 6N1-like, translated as MADTDWRNETTVTELILLGFGDLPDLQILLFLMFLVIYMATMAGNTLIVVLVVTDQHLHTPMYFFLGNLSYLEICYTSTILPRLLASLLTGDRTISVSGCITQLYFTGSLASTECYLLAAMSYERYLAICKPLHYSTLMNNRFCLQLAAGSWLNGCLALTIFVLFLAQLVFCVPNEIDHFYCDPIPLIELSCSDTHLSILVDLIIVSIFTLPPFLLTLMSYVFILGSILRINPSTTGRKKAFSTCSSHLTVVTIFYGSIMIVCMLPKRDTLRELKKVLSVCFTVLTPLVNPLIYSLRNREVKEALRKAVSKCSFHQKNMQRL; from the coding sequence ATGGCAGACACAGATTGGAGAAATGAAACGACTGTCACAGAACTAATCCTCCTGGGATTCGGGGATCTCCCTGACCTTCAAAttcttctctttctaatgttcctAGTGATCTACATGGCAACCATGGCTGGGAACACTCTCATCGTGGTGCTTGTTGtgactgatcagcaccttcacacccccatgtactttttTCTGGGCAACTTGTCCTACTTGGAGATCTGCTACActtccaccatcctgcccaggttACTGGCCAGTCTgctgactggggacagaaccatctCAGTGAGTGGCTGCATCACACAACTGTATTTCACTGGCTCTCTGGCATCTACGGAATGCTATCTCCTAGCAGCAATGTCCTATGAACGGTATTTAGCGATATGTAAACCCCTGCACTATTCAACTCTTATGAATAACAGGTTTTGCCTCCAGCTGGCTGCTGGGTCATGGTTAAATGGTTGTTTGGCTCTTACAATCTTTGTCTTATTCCTAGCACAGTTAGTATTCTGTGTCCcgaatgaaattgaccatttctattGTGATCCCATCCCACTGATAGaactctcctgcagtgacacTCACCTGAGCATATTGGTGGATTTGATAATAGTCTCCATATTCACTCTGCCTCCATTCCTACTAACCCTGATGTCCTATGTGTTTATCCTTGGCAGTATCCTGAGAATCAACCCTTCCACCACTGGGAgaaaaaaggccttttccacctgctcctctcacctcactgtggtgacaattttctatggaaGCATAATGATTGTCTGCATGCTACCGAAACGTGATACACTGAGAGAGCTGAAGAAAGTGCTCTCTGTTTGCTTCACGGTCCTTACTCCCCTGGtaaaccccctcatctacagcctgagaaacagagaggtcaaggaagcACTGAGAAAAGCAGTCAGTAAAtgtagttttcaccaaaaaaacatGCAGAGACTCTGA